A part of Planococcus sp. MB-3u-03 genomic DNA contains:
- a CDS encoding aldehyde dehydrogenase family protein, translating to MATHVEGRKMFLAGEWVDGKQWIDVTDPQDGSLVDRVPAATKEDMETCIEAAKSGAEVAARMPVVERMQIIGKAANYIETNAEHYARTIAKESSKTIREARKEVGRAVETLRLSAEEARRITGETIPFDQSPGGIGKVGYYRRFPLGIIGAITPFNDPLNLVAHKVGPAIASGNAIIVKPATVTPLSALLLAQAFSHAGLPEKILSVITGRGGEIGDVLVEHPAVRMISFTGGVETGLAITKKAGLKKVGMELGSNSPVIVLQDADLEDAVASSVSGAFWAAGQNCLGVQRVYVEDSVFDLFKERFVEQTERYIVGDKQSEMTDMGPLITEKEAKRVEGLVQEALDKGATLETGGERDGAFYSPTVLADVPADCTLAAEEIFGPVVLLYRVAGLDEAIERANAVDYGLQAGIFTKNLDYAHRAIEELEVGGVMINDSSDFRIDAMPFGGVKQSGLGREGVKFAVQEMTDTKVVCFKLG from the coding sequence CCCGCCGCAACGAAAGAAGATATGGAGACGTGCATCGAGGCAGCTAAATCAGGCGCAGAAGTTGCTGCACGGATGCCGGTCGTTGAACGCATGCAAATTATCGGGAAAGCAGCGAATTATATCGAAACGAACGCAGAACATTATGCGCGCACCATCGCCAAAGAAAGCAGCAAAACCATTCGCGAAGCTCGGAAAGAAGTGGGACGGGCAGTTGAAACTTTGCGCTTGAGCGCAGAAGAAGCAAGGCGCATCACCGGTGAAACGATTCCGTTCGACCAATCGCCCGGCGGAATCGGTAAAGTCGGTTATTACCGGCGCTTTCCGCTCGGCATCATCGGGGCGATCACGCCGTTTAACGACCCGCTGAATCTGGTGGCGCACAAAGTCGGCCCAGCGATTGCATCGGGCAATGCCATTATCGTCAAACCGGCAACTGTCACGCCGCTCAGCGCGCTGTTATTGGCGCAAGCCTTTTCACACGCGGGGCTGCCGGAAAAAATTCTTTCTGTTATCACCGGGCGAGGCGGAGAAATCGGCGATGTCTTAGTCGAACATCCGGCTGTCCGGATGATCAGCTTTACCGGAGGCGTCGAGACCGGGCTTGCGATCACCAAAAAAGCAGGGCTGAAAAAAGTGGGCATGGAACTCGGATCGAATTCGCCGGTCATCGTCTTGCAAGACGCCGATTTGGAAGACGCGGTGGCGTCATCTGTCTCGGGCGCATTTTGGGCAGCCGGGCAAAATTGCCTCGGCGTACAGCGGGTCTATGTTGAAGATTCTGTATTCGATCTGTTTAAAGAACGATTCGTCGAGCAAACGGAACGCTATATCGTCGGCGATAAGCAATCCGAAATGACGGATATGGGACCGTTGATTACAGAAAAAGAAGCGAAGCGTGTCGAAGGGCTGGTCCAGGAAGCGTTGGATAAAGGTGCTACGCTCGAGACGGGCGGCGAGCGTGACGGCGCATTTTACTCGCCGACGGTACTCGCCGATGTGCCTGCAGATTGCACGCTCGCAGCAGAAGAAATCTTCGGCCCGGTCGTATTGCTCTATCGAGTGGCTGGTTTGGATGAAGCGATCGAACGGGCAAATGCCGTCGATTATGGGCTGCAGGCCGGAATCTTTACGAAAAATCTCGACTATGCCCACCGTGCGATCGAAGAACTCGAAGTGGGCGGTGTCATGATCAATGACAGCAGCGATTTCCGGATCGATGCCATGCCGTTCGGCGGCGTTAAGCAATCGGGGCTCGGCAGGGAAGGCGTCAAATTTGCCGTCCAGGAAATGACTGACACGAAAGTGGTCTGCTTTAAATTGGGATAG